Genomic segment of Triticum aestivum cultivar Chinese Spring chromosome 6A, IWGSC CS RefSeq v2.1, whole genome shotgun sequence:
CCAAGTCGTGGCCGCCCTTCCACGACCCCGCCCTCCTCGGCGAGACCGACGTCGCGTTCCTCGCCTTCTACTCCCTCGGCATGTTCGGCGCCGGCCACCTCGGCGATCGCCTCGATCTCCGCCTCTTCCTCGCCGCCGGAATGGTCGGGAGcggcgccgccgtcgccttcttcggcGCCGGGTACTTCCTCTCCCTGCACTCCCTCGCGTTCTACGTCTTCGCCCAGGCAATCGCGGGCCTGCTGCAGTCCACCGGCTGGCCctcggtcgtcgccgtcgtcggcaaTTGGTTCGGCGGCCGGAGGCGCGGCCTCATAATGGGCATATGGAACGCGCACACCTCCGTCGGGAACATCAGCGGCTCGAtcatcgccgccgccgtgctgCGATACGGGTGGGGCTGGTCGTTTGTGGTCCCCGGCGGGCTCATGGCGCTCGGTGGCGTTCTCGTGTTTTTCTTCCTAGCGCCTTACCCGGAGGACGTTGGCTTCGCTTCGTGGCCCCCCAAGCAGGCCAGTGGAGCGAGCACCGACGAGGAGGACAGCAGCACCAGCACGGCCGGGGAAGAGGACAGGAGGGATGCCGTAGGGATTTTGAAGGCATTTTCTATCCCGGGGGTGCTCACCTTCGCGACCTGCCTCTTCTTTGCGAAGCTGGTCGCCTACACCTTCTTGTACTGGCTCCCCTTCTACTTGACCCAAACTGGTACGCCCACCTGTTGCGACTTCACCAGGCGCAGCGATGCACGTTATGACATTAGATTTATCTGAATTGCCATCTTCCAGCTGCGCAGGAGATTTATTGGTATGATTAACAGTGCATCTATATCCTGTTACTGAATTCTGGTTTCAGAATTGACTTTGATGTAGTTGACTATGAGGTTTCAGAATTAACAGTGCATTGTTATTGAACTCTGGTTTCAGAATTCCAGATGTTGATGTAGGTTGTTGTAGTAATTGCCACCATTGTCTTGAAGGTGCTGCAGTAATTGCCTTTGGTATGCTGTAATAATGTGCATTATGGTATATCCTGTGCACAATAGACACCAAGCAAATTGTAGCAGGAACTAATGTCATGCCAGATTATTCATGCCGTATCTTAACTCTGGCTttgaacagaataatgctaacaTGAATCACATGTTCACATTGTTGGCCTGTTTATCTGATCCAACTGTAGTATTTTGCTTTTTCAGACCAGATACAATTTACTCAAGGGTACAGTAGCTTTGGTTATGTGCACTATTTGGTAGAGGCCTGGGTTGTTCTCTTCCATCCATTACTAAAAGTACTGCATAGTAATTTGTTTGACCTGTTTCTTCTAACTGCCTTCTTATATTGCTGGTACCATAAAAGGCTGCAACTTTAGTAGATCTGTCCTATATTCATCCACTCTTACGTGCCTTTGAGGATACTGAATTTTAAATCCTTTTACGGTTCTACTTACGCCCTTTTATATTTCTAGCTATTGGAGGCGAGTACATGTCGGTCACGGATGCTGGTTATCTATCAGTTCTGTTCGATGTAGGAGGAATCGTTGGTGGAATTCTTGCTGGGTTCATGTCTGATCAGCTCGATGCTAGGGCCACTACTGCAGCAATGTTTATGTATCTGGCGATTCCATCTCTTTACGCCTTTCATGCATATGGCAGTACTTCAAAAGTGACAAACATTGCCCTGATGATGATCAGTGGCTTGTTTGTCAATGGACCTTATGCTCTGATAACAACTGCAGTGTCTGCTGATCTGGGGACTCACAAATCTCTCAAAGGAGATTCCCGTGCGTTGGCCACTGTCACAGCAATCATAGACGGGACAGGATCGCTTGGTGCTGCCTTGGGGCCATTTTTGACGGGCTTCATCTCAAAAACTGGATGGGATTCAGTGTTCACGATGCTTATACTTTGTGCATTGATTGCCGGTGCGTGTTTATCAGGTCTTGTGAAATCAGAGATTCAGGAGATTATTCAAAACTGGAGGAATCGCTCAGGTAACACGCCGAATGGAACTGCGGGTAATGATAAAGATGCTCAGCTTGCA
This window contains:
- the LOC123130734 gene encoding putative glycerol-3-phosphate transporter 4 isoform X1, with translation MAEPPPPPPSTPMPKSSPRARPRHHHAPPGLCALPAFSYNAHRGLVLGLTFLAYALYHASRKPPSIVKRALSKSWPPFHDPALLGETDVAFLAFYSLGMFGAGHLGDRLDLRLFLAAGMVGSGAAVAFFGAGYFLSLHSLAFYVFAQAIAGLLQSTGWPSVVAVVGNWFGGRRRGLIMGIWNAHTSVGNISGSIIAAAVLRYGWGWSFVVPGGLMALGGVLVFFFLAPYPEDVGFASWPPKQASGASTDEEDSSTSTAGEEDRRDAVGILKAFSIPGVLTFATCLFFAKLVAYTFLYWLPFYLTQTAIGGEYMSVTDAGYLSVLFDVGGIVGGILAGFMSDQLDARATTAAMFMYLAIPSLYAFHAYGSTSKVTNIALMMISGLFVNGPYALITTAVSADLGTHKSLKGDSRALATVTAIIDGTGSLGAALGPFLTGFISKTGWDSVFTMLILCALIAGACLSGLVKSEIQEIIQNWRNRSGNTPNGTADPGAQPLLEGSS
- the LOC123130734 gene encoding putative glycerol-3-phosphate transporter 4 isoform X2, yielding MAEPPPPPPSTPMPKSSPRARPRHHHAPPGLCALPAFSYNAHRGLVLGLTFLAYALYHASRKPPSIVKRALSKSWPPFHDPALLGETDVAFLAFYSLGMFGAGHLGDRLDLRLFLAAGMVGSGAAVAFFGAGYFLSLHSLAFYVFAQAIAGLLQSTGWPSVVAVVGNWFGGRRRGLIMGIWNAHTSVGNISGSIIAAAVLRYGWGWSFVVPGGLMALGGVLVFFFLAPYPEDVGFASWPPKQASGASTDEEDSSTSTAGEEDRRDAVGILKAFSIPGVLTFATCLFFAKLVAYTFLYWLPFYLTQTAIGGEYMSVTDAGYLSVLFDVGGIVGGILAGFMSDQLDARATTAAMFMYLAIPSLYAFHAYGSTSKVTNIALMMISGLFVNGPYALITTAVSADLGTHKSLKGDSRALATVTAIIDGTGSLGAALGPFLTGFISKTGWDSVFTMLILCALIAGACLSGLVKSEIQEIIQNWRNRSDPGAQPLLEGSS